The Erwinia billingiae Eb661 nucleotide sequence GCTACAATGCCAACAATTATAATGGATTCATGCAGCTATACACGGCTAGGGCTTACCGATTATATGACTGTGAAGGGTGTTAAAAAGAAAAACATTACTTCCGTCACTGACATTGATCAATTACAAGCAAAATGCCAACAGTATCAGCCAGGCGTGGTTTTTATTAACGAAGATTGTTTCATTCATGAAGCAGATGCCAGTCAGCGCATAAGAAATATTATTATGCAGCATCCTGACACGCTGTTCTTTATCTTCATGGCCATATCTAACATCCATTTTGAGGAATATCTCTACGTTCGTAAGAACCTGATTATTACATCAAAATCGATTAAGCCGGCCACTCTGGATAATTTATTGCTTTCTTATTTTCAAAAGAAACTCAATGTTTCCCCGCGGTATTCCGCAGGTTTCGACGTGCATCCACTGACGCTGAGCCAAACAGAATCAAATATGCTTAAAATGTGGATGTCTGGCCACGATACAATTCAAATATCGGATAAAATGCAAATTAAGGCCAAGACGGTTTCCTCCCATAAAGGAAATATTAAACGCAAAATTAAAACACACAACAAACAAGTTATTTATCATGTGGTCCGTTTGACGGACAATGTCACCAGTGGCATTTATGTTAATGTGAGATAATCACATCCTGCACAGTAAAAATGCCGGCGTTTGCCGGCTTTTTCTTTTTTTGAGCAAAGTGTTAACCAGATCTCATTTCCCCGCTAAGCCTTTTCCGCCTGTTGCCGATGTTCTGTAGACAGACCGAAGCTCCCCGCTTCGCTTACCCCTTACAGAGAGCAAAAGGACATGAAATCATCACACCTCAATGCCGAACAAAACGGGATCAGTTTCTGGCAACATCTGCGACTGGTACCTTTATTTTCCGCGATCCTGGGTGGCATCCTGCTGTTGTTTGCCCTGTGTATTGCGCTGGCAAGCTATTTTCTTATCCAGAGTAATCAGTCACTGAAGGACGTCACGGAAGAAATTCAGGTCCGAATGGCGATTTCGAACAGTTCTAACCATTTACGTACCGCCCGCCTGAATATCATCCATGCCGGTGCCTCCGCCCGAATCGGCGAGATGGATGCCTTTAACGATAATGTTAAGCAAACCGAAAAGCGTATTCAGCAAGCGACGGAAAGCTTTAATGCTTACCTGAATCGTCGGGTGAAAACCCCGGAAGATATGGCGCTGGATGGCGAGCTGAAAACCAAATTCGATGCTTATGTCACTCAGGGCCTGTTGCCGATGGTGAAAAGCGCCAAAGACGGCAGTTTCGAAGGGGTGATTGCGCAGGAAACGGATTACACCCGTAAGTTTGATGATGCGTATAACGCCGTATTATTAAAAGCCATTGCCATTCGTACTCAACGCGCCGACGCCATTAATAAACAGGCCGAAGCACAAACCCGGCTGGGCTTTATTATGATGGCCGCCGCGTTTGCTGCCGCGCTGTTACTCACCCTGGCGACCTTTATCTTCCTGCGTCGTGTGGTGATCACGCCACTGCGTCAGGCGGTTGAGCGAATTGAACATATTTCCCGTGGCGATTTGACCGCGCCGCTGCAAAACTGGGGAAGAAGTGAAATCGGCACGCTGGGCAGCAATCTGCAAAATATGCAGCAGTCGCTGGTGAAAACCGTCGGCACCGTCCGTGAAGGTGCGGTGGCGATTTATCAGGGTTCCAGCGAAATCTCCGCCGGCAACACCGACCTCTCCTCGCGCACCGAACAGCAGGCCGCCGCGCTGGAACAGACCGCAGCCAGTATGGAACAGCTGACCGCCACGGTGAAACAGAATGCCGAGAACGCGCATCATGCCAGCCAGCTGGCCGCCGATGCCTCAGGTAAAGCCAGTCAGGGCGGCGAAATTGTCTCTGGCGTGATCAGCACCATGAACAATATCTCCACCAGCTCGAAGAAAATTGCCGAAATCACCACGGTGATCAACAGCATCGCCTTCCAGACCAATATTCTGGCGCTGAATGCGGCGGTCGAAGCCGCCAGGGCGGGAGAACAGGGTCGCGGTTTTGCCGTGGTCGCCAGCGAAGTGCGTAACCTGGCCCAACGCAGTGCGGGCGCGGCGAAAGAGATTGAAGGATTGATTTCTGAATCGGTGGAGTTGATTGGTAAAGGGTCTTCGCAGGTCAGCCATGCCGGCGACACCATGACCGACATTGTCGGTGCGGTGCGCCGTGTTACCGACATTATGGCCGAGATTGCCGCCGCCTCTGATGAACAGAGTCGCGGTATCCAGCAGGTCAGCCTGGCGGTGACCGAAATGGATAACGTGACGCAGCAGAACGCCTCGCTGGTTGAGGAAGCCTCAGCGGCCGCCTCTTCTCTGGAAGAACAGGCTTCACGCCTGACCCAGGCCGTTGCCGCCTTCCATCTGAGTGACAGCGCGCCACGCCGCGTAGCGCAGCCGGTTCACGCGGTTCAGCCTAAAGCCGCGCTGGCCACCGGCCGCCCTGCGCTGGCGAACAGCGACAACTGGGAAACCTTCTGATCGAAAAGGGGCGAACTTTTCAGTTCGCCCCTTCACTTCAATAACGCGCTGCCGGGTCAGAGGCAGCAGGATCGCAACACCGTTCCAGCCGTCAGGCTTCCGGATGTGGCTCCACAAAGATGCCATCGCTATGCCCAATCTCATTGAAGAACCAAATCCCCAGCGGATAGTCTTCCAGCGCAACCAGAAACATCGTTCCCTCACTGAAATCTTCTACAGCCAGCACTTTGCCCGGTCGGCGTGGGCCTCCGTCGGTTTTGACCGTGACCCGATCGTTCACTTTCATTGCGTTCCTCCCTTGATAGATGCGCTAAGTTTAACCGAAATTAACGCCTCTGGCAGTGGAGTCATTTAACGACGTGCAATTACCCACACCGCGTGGATAATTCCCGGGATATAGCCGCAAAGCGTTAACAGGATATTCAGCCAGAACGCGCCGCCGAAACCGACCTGCATGAACACCCCAACTGGCGGTAAAATAATCGCAATAATGATACGTAAAAGGTCCATGTCGCCTCCATAGCGTGGATTGAAACTTATTATT carries:
- a CDS encoding YqaE/Pmp3 family membrane protein, with protein sequence MDLLRIIIAIILPPVGVFMQVGFGGAFWLNILLTLCGYIPGIIHAVWVIARR
- a CDS encoding methyl-accepting chemotaxis protein, which translates into the protein MKSSHLNAEQNGISFWQHLRLVPLFSAILGGILLLFALCIALASYFLIQSNQSLKDVTEEIQVRMAISNSSNHLRTARLNIIHAGASARIGEMDAFNDNVKQTEKRIQQATESFNAYLNRRVKTPEDMALDGELKTKFDAYVTQGLLPMVKSAKDGSFEGVIAQETDYTRKFDDAYNAVLLKAIAIRTQRADAINKQAEAQTRLGFIMMAAAFAAALLLTLATFIFLRRVVITPLRQAVERIEHISRGDLTAPLQNWGRSEIGTLGSNLQNMQQSLVKTVGTVREGAVAIYQGSSEISAGNTDLSSRTEQQAAALEQTAASMEQLTATVKQNAENAHHASQLAADASGKASQGGEIVSGVISTMNNISTSSKKIAEITTVINSIAFQTNILALNAAVEAARAGEQGRGFAVVASEVRNLAQRSAGAAKEIEGLISESVELIGKGSSQVSHAGDTMTDIVGAVRRVTDIMAEIAAASDEQSRGIQQVSLAVTEMDNVTQQNASLVEEASAAASSLEEQASRLTQAVAAFHLSDSAPRRVAQPVHAVQPKAALATGRPALANSDNWETF
- the rcsA gene encoding transcriptional regulator RcsA gives rise to the protein MPTIIMDSCSYTRLGLTDYMTVKGVKKKNITSVTDIDQLQAKCQQYQPGVVFINEDCFIHEADASQRIRNIIMQHPDTLFFIFMAISNIHFEEYLYVRKNLIITSKSIKPATLDNLLLSYFQKKLNVSPRYSAGFDVHPLTLSQTESNMLKMWMSGHDTIQISDKMQIKAKTVSSHKGNIKRKIKTHNKQVIYHVVRLTDNVTSGIYVNVR
- the dsrB gene encoding protein DsrB, with amino-acid sequence MKVNDRVTVKTDGGPRRPGKVLAVEDFSEGTMFLVALEDYPLGIWFFNEIGHSDGIFVEPHPEA